TGGGCTCGGCGGAGAGGAAGTCCGCGCCGATCACCAGCGTGTGCGCGGCCCCGCGCGCGTCGCCGGCCGACAGCAGGGGGGTGAGGAGGGAGAGGTGCACGGGGGTGATCTTCACCGGCCCGAACCCCGCGCCCCCCCGCAGCGCCTCGGCCAGCGCCTCCACGGCGTTCTCCTCGGGCAGCAGGCGCACCGGCGTGCCGGCGAAGAGAGCGAGGAGGTTGGTGAGGGTGAGGTCCACGGCCATGGAGGAGAAGACCGGCGATCCATTTCCCCGCCCGGCGCCGTACGCCTCCACCCCCCAGTGGATGTAGTTCGCCACGCCGCGGTGGTGCATCGCCACGCCCTTGGGCCGGCCCGTGGAGCCCGAGGTGTAGATGACGTAGGCCAGGTTCTCCGGGGTGACGCCCGTCACCGGCGCGCCGGCCGGCTCGGTGGCGATCCGCTCGCGCGCGGCGCCGTCCACGCACACCAGCGCGGCCCCGGCGGGCGTGGGGACGGCGCCGCGCAGCCGCTCCTGGGTGAGCACCACGCGCACCCCCGCGTCGCCCAGCACGTAGCCGGTGCGCTCGGCCGGGTGCGCGGGGTCCACGGGAACGTACGCGCCGCCCGCCTTCATCACGCCCAGGATGCAGGGGACGAGGTCCAGCCCCCGCTCCAGGCAGATCCCCACCCGCGTCTCGGGGCCCACGCCCAGGCCGCGCAGGTGGTTGGCCAGGCGGTTGGCCCGCTCGTCCAGCTGCCGGTAGGTGAGCGTTTCGGCGCCGAAGGTGACGGCGGCGGCGTCTGGCGTGCGCCGGGCCTGCGCCTCGAACAGCTGGTGGACGCAGGCGTCCGCCGGGAAGGGCGCCGTGGTTCCGCTCCACGCCAGCAGCCGCGCGCGCTCCGCGGGGTCCACCGGGTTGAGGCGGGAGAGCCGGAGCTCCGGGCTGGCGGCCGCCTGCTCCAGCACGCGCCGCAGCTGCGCCGCCATCCGCCGGGCCGTGGCGGGCTCGAACAGGTCGGTGGCGTACGCCAGCGCGCCCTCCACCCCGCGCGGCGTGATCCACAGCGCCACGGAAAGGTCGGTGCGCGCCGGGCCGCCCTCCATCTCCACCGCGCCCACCTCCACCCCGGCAAGGCCGGGCGCCCCGCCGCCGCCCTCGCGCAGCTCGAAGAGCACCTGGAAGAGGGGCGAGTGGGCCAGGCTGCGCTCCAGCCGCAACGCGTCCACCAGCCGCTCGAACGGCACCTCCTGGTGCTCGAAGGCGCCCAGCACCGTTTCGCGCACCCGGCGCACCGCCCCGGCGAACTGCGGGTCGCCCGAGAGGTCGGTGCGCAGCGCCAGCGTGTTCATGAACAGGCCGACCAGCCCCTCCGTCTCGCCGCGCGTGCGCCCGGCCACGGTGGTGCCCACCACGATGTCGCCGGTGCCGGCGTAGCGGGCCAGGAGCGCCCGGAAGGCGGTCTGCAGCACCATGTACAGCGTGGCGCCCTCGCGCCGGGCCACCCCCTCCAGCCGCTCCACCAGGGCCGGGGGGAGGTGGAGGGGAACGTGCGCGCCGCGGAAGCTCATCATCGCCGGGCGCGGGCGGTCGGTGGGAAGGGAGATCAGCTCCGGCGCGCCCGACAGCCTTTCCTTCCACCACGCCAGCAGCGAGTCCAGCGCCTCGCCCTGCAGGCGGGCGCGCTGCCAGGCGGCGAAGTCCGCGTAGTGCACCGGCAGCCCGGGGAGCGGCGAGGGCTCGCCCCGGCGGAAGGCGCCGTACAGCGCGGCCAGCTCGCGGAACCACACCTCCAGGCTCCACTCGTCGGTCACCGCGTGGTGCATCGAAACCAGGAGCGCGTGGTCCTCGCCGGCCAGCCGCAGCAGCCGCGCGCGGAAGAGCGGCCCCGCCTGCAGGTCGAACGGGCGCCCCGCCTCGTCCGCGGCGCGGCGGCGCACCTCCGCCTCGCGCTCCGCCTCCGGCAGCCCCGACAGGTCGTCCACGGGCAGGGTGAAGCCGGCGAAGGGGGCGATCACCTGCACCGGCGCGCCCTCCACCTCGGGGAGCGTGGTCCGCAGCGCCTCGTGGCGGCGGACGGTCTCGCCCAGCGCCCGCTCCAGCGCAGGCGTGTCGAGCTCCCCCCGCAGCCGCAGGAAGACGGGGACGTTGAAGAACGAGCCGCCGGGCTGCAGCCGGTCCAGGAACCAGAGCCGCTCCTGCGCGAACGAGAGCGGAAGCGGGCCGCCGCGCGCCACCGGAAGCACCGCGGGCGCCGCGGGGAGGGCCGCGCAGCGCAGCGCCTCCACCCGCTCCGCCACCTGCGCCACCGTGGGTCCCTCGAACACCGCCCGCAGGGGAAGCTCCACCTCCAGCGCCTCGCGGACGCGGGACACCAGGCGCATGGCCAGCAGCGAGTGCCCGCCCAGCTCGAAGAAGCCGTCGTGGCGCCCCACGCGCTCCACCCCCAGCAGCGCGGCCCAGAGCTCCGCCAGGCGCGCCTCCACCTCCGTCTCCGGCGCGGCGTAGCGCTCGCGCGACGCGTACTCCGGCGCGGGGAGCCGGCCGCGGTCCACCTTTCCGTTCGGGGAGAGGGGGAGCGAATCGAGCACGACGAAGGCGGCGGGCACCATGTGCTCCGGCAGCCGCGCCCGCAGGTGCGCCCGCAGCGCGTCCGCATCCAGCGGCGCCTCTTCGTCCTCCGTGGAATCCACGGCTCCGGCGGAGGGAACCACGTACGCCGCCAGCCGGCGGTCGCCGGCCGCGTCCTCGCGGGCCATGACGAACGCCTCGCGGACGCCGGGGTGCTCGGTCAGCGCCGCCTCCACCTCGCCGGTCTCGATGCGGAAGCCGCGGATCTTGACCTGGTGGTCGATGCGGCCCAGGAACTCCAGGTTGCCGTCGGCCAGCCAGCGCACCCGGTCGCCCGTGCGGTAGGCGCGCGCCCCCGGCCCGGACGAGAAGGGATCGGGGACGAAGCGCCCGGCCGTGAGCCCGGGGCGCCCCAGGTAGCCGCGCGCCACCCCCTCGCCGGCCACGTACAGCTCGCCCGGTACGCCGACGGGCGCCGGCCGCAGTCCGGCGTCCAGCACGTGCAGGCGAACGTTGCCGAGCGGCGCGCCCACGGGAAGGTTGGGCCAGCGGAGCGAGTGGTCCCTCCCCGCCTCCAGCCACAGGGTGGTGGAGGTGCACGCCGTCTCGGTGAGCCCGAAGGCGTGCACCAGCGGAGCCCCCGCCCCCGCCCATTCGGCCAGCCGCTCGGGCGAGACGCGCTCGCCGCCCACGATCACGAAGCGCACGCACTCCGGCACCCGCGCCCCGGAGCGGGCCAGCTCGTGCGCCCACTGGTGCCAGTAGGCCGTGGGCAGCTCGAAGCTGGTGACGCCGAGCTCGCGGATGGCGCGCACCAGCTCGGGCGGGGTGAAAAGGTCCGCCCCCGCGACGGCCACCGCGGCGCCGGCGAACCAGGTGGGGTACAGCTCCTCCACCACCACGTCGAAGGCGGGCGAGGCGAACTGGAGCACCCGGTCGGTGCCGCGCAGCCCCATCCGCTCCGCGAAGTCGGTGGCGAAGTTCACCACCGCGCGGTGGGCCACCGCCACCCCCTTGGGCCGCCCCGTGGAGCCGGAGGTGTAGATCACGTACGCCAGGTTCTCGGGCACCGCGCCGCTTTCCGGCGCTTCCCCGCTCTCCCGGTCGATCTCCGCGCGACCGCCGTCCAGGCGCACCACCCGCGCCCCGCCGGCCGGGCGCTCCGCCAGCGCGTCCAGGGTCAGCAGCACCCGCGCGCCCGAATCCTCCAGCATGTACGCCTGCCGCGCGGCCGGGTACTGCGGGTCGATGGGCACGTAGGCGCCCCCGGCCTTCAGCACGCCGAGGATGGCCTCCGGCATCTCCGGCCCCCGGCCCAGGAGGATCGCCACCCGCACCTCGGGGCCCACGCCCAGCCGGCGCAGGTGGTGGGCGAGGCGGTTGGCCCGCTCGTCCAGCTCCCGGTAGGAGACGGCGCCGCCGGGGTGGACCACGGCCGGGGCGCCGGGCGTGCGCTCCGCCTGCGCGGCGAAGAGGTGATGGAGGCAGCGGTCGCGGGGGAACGGGACCTCGGTCCGGTTCCACTCCTCCAGCAGGCGCCGCTCCCCTTCGCCGAGCGTCTCCACGTCGCGCACGCGGACGCCCGGGTCGCCCGCCACCCGCTCCAGCAGGCGCTCCAGCCCCGCGATCCAGCGCTCGATCGTCGCCCCGTCGAAGAGGTCGGCGCGGTACTCGCACGCCAGGCTCAGGTCGTCGCCCGTCTCCACGAAGTTGACGTCCAGGTCCACCTTCACGCCGCCGCCGAAGTTCTGCGCGGCCTCGGCGCGCAGGCCGCCCAGCGACATGGCGCCGGGGGGGCCCGCGCGGTCCAGGTTCATCAGCACCGAGAACAGGGGTGCGCGACCCGATTCTCGGGTGCGCAGCACCGCCTCCACCAGCCGGGGGAAGGAGAAGGCCTGGTGCTGCACCCCGCGCAGGGTGGAGCTCCGCACCCGGCGGGCGAGCTCCAGGAAGGTCTCGGCCTCGTCCACCCGCACCCGGATGGGAAGCACGTTCACGGCGTATCCCACCAGCCCCGCCGCCTCGCCCCCGGCCGCCTGCCCCGCCGCCGGCGTTCCCACCACCACGTCGTCCTGCCCGGCCAGGCGCGAGAGCCAGAGGGCCTGGGCGGCCAGCAGGGCGTGGAAGGGGGTGAGCCCGTGCGGCCGCACGGCCGCCGCCAGCCGCCCCGCCAGCGCCGGGCCCAGCGCGCGGCCCATCCGCTCGCCCCGGTAGGCGCGCACCGGCGGCCGCGGCCGGTCGGTGGGCAGCTCCAGCACGGGCACCCCGTCCGCGAACTGCGACCGCCAGTACGCCTGCGCCGGGGCGTCGTCGTCCAGCGCCGCCCCCTGCGCGCCCACGGCGGCCGCGTAGTCGGGGGCCGGGGGGAGCGCCGCCGGGCGCCCGCCGCGCGCCGCGGCGTACAGCGCGTCCAGCTCCCTCCACAGGACGCCGAACGACCAGCCGTCCACCGCCACGTGGTGGGCGCTGAACAGCAGCACGTGCTCGTCCTCCGCCACCCGTCCCAGGGCGAAGCGGGCGACCGGCCCGTGCTCCAGGTCGAACGGGCGGCGCACCATGCGGCGCACCCACGCCTCCACCGCCGCCTCGCGCGACTCGGCCGGCACGCCGCGGAAGTCCTCGCGCGGCAGTTCCACCGCCCACGCGGGGTGAACGAGCTGCGCCTCGCCGTCGGGGGTGAGGGTGATGCGCAGGGCGTCGTGCCGGTCCACCAGCGACTGCAGCGCGCGGTGCAGCGCGTCCGCGTCGAGGGCGCCGTGCAGGCGGATGGCCGCCGACTCGATGTAGGCGAGCGACGCCTCCTCGCCCATCTGCGACTCGATCCACAGCTGCCGCTGCCCGTCGGTCAGGCGCACGCGGCGGATCTCCCCCGCCCCCGCCGCGCCGTTCGCGGAGGGCGCGGCGGAGACGACCGCCGGAGCGGAGGCGGTCGCGGTCCCGTCGCCGCCGGCGCCTCCGCCCGCCCCGCCGTCCGGGCCCGGGGGGAGGAAGCCCCCGTCCCGCATGGCCTCCACCGAGGCGCGCACGGCCTGGAAGAAGGTCTCCAGGTCGTCGTCGGTGTGGGCGGTGGAGAGGAAGTGCGTGCCGGTCTCGGGGATCATGTAGATCCCGTTGAGAACCAGGTGATGGTTGAAGAGGTCGGGGTGCTGGAAGGCGGCCCCGAAGAAGAAGCGGAACGACGAGCTGAACTGCACCGCGGTGACCGGGTACCGCCCCGCCTCGAAGAAGGCGTTCAGCCGCGCCATCAGGCGGGTGGTGCGCTCGTTCAGCGCATCGTACATGGGCACGCCCCGGCGGCGGATCTCCTCCAGGACGGCGCAGGCCACCGCCATCGAGAGCGGGTGCTTGAAGAAGGCGCCCGCGAACACGGTGCGCTGCGCGGTGGGGTACGAGTCGTCGCCGTAGCTGAAGACGCCGCCGTCGAACACGTCCATCACCTCGCGCCGCCCCGCCACCACGCCCATGGGAAGCCCGCCCGCCACGATCTTCCCGTAGGTCACCAGGTCGGCCTTCACCCCGAAGTGCGCCTGCGCGCCGCCGGGATGCACGCGAAAGCCCGTGATCAGCTCGTCGAACAGGAGCAGCGTGCCGGCCTCGCGGGTGATCCTGCGCAGCTCGTGCAGGAAGGCGCGGGGGTGGATGTCCAGCCGGCGGCTCTGCACCGGCTCCACCATCACCAGCGCCAGCTCGTCCAGGTGCCGGGCCAGCGTCTCCAGCGACGCGGGGTCGTCCCACTCCAGCATCAGCACGTCCTGCAGCGGGGCCGGCGAGACGCCGGGGCTGGTGGGGCGGATCTCCCGCTGATCGCCGGTGGTGAGCCGGCCCAGCACCACGTCGGCCCAGCCGTGGTAGGCGCCCGAGAACACGGCGATGCGGTCGCGCCCGCTGTAGGTGCGGGCGGCCCGGATGGCGCCCATCACCGCTTCCGTCCCCGAGTTGCAGAAGACGGCGCGGTCCACTCCGCCCAGCTCGCACACCAGCTCGGCGGCGCGCCCGGCGTGGGGCGACTGCGGCCCCACGCCGTAGCCGCGCTCGATCTGGTCGCGCATGGCCCGGCTCACGAACTCGGGGGCGTGGCCGAACAGGTTGCACCCGAACGACATCCCCGTGTCCACGTACTCGTTCCCGTCCACGTCCCACACCCGCGAGCCCAGCGCGCGGGTGCTGACGATGGGGTACAGGATCTCCTTCCACGCGCGGCGGAAGCGCGCGGTCACCCGGGTGTCGGCCAGCGGGGCGTGGTAGCGCACCTGGTGCGCCTTGGACCCCTTCGTCCGCTCCACGTACCGCGCGATGAAGCCCTCCAGGTACTCGCGCTGGCGCGGCGTCATGGCGCCCCGCCCCTCGGGGTTCACCGCCTGGAAGGGAACGAAGGTCTCGGGCTGGATCCGGGCGCGCGGCGCCGGCTCCACCGCCTGCACCTTCACCCGCCCGGCGGCGCCGGCGGAATCGCCCTCCCGCGCGCCGGCCTCGCCAGCCGGCGCGGCGGCGAGCGTGGGCGCTGCGGGGGACGTGGCCGCGGATGCCGCGGGATGGGCGGAGGCGGAGGCGGCGGGATGCCCGGCCGCGCCGGTCGCCGCCGCGATCTGCTGCGCCATCAGCTGGCCCATGGCTTGGAGCTGCTGCGCGAACAGGCGCTCCAGCGTGCCGTCTCCCGCTCCGGCGGCCGGCGGCGGCGCGGGCGGCGGGTAGACGTGGGGCGGGACGGCGATCGTCCGCCGCGGCTCTCCGCCGGGCGTCGCGGACACGGGCTCCGACGCGGGCGATGCGCTCCCATCGACGGAGGGGACGACGGCGCGGGCGCTCTCCATCTCCGGGACCTGTTCGAGCTTCCCGTTCCGCCCGGCGTGGATCGCGGCTCCCGGGGGGAGAACCCGGTCCAGGTGCCCCGCCAGCGCGCCCAGGGTGGAGATCTCTTCCAGCAGCTCGATCAGCGACACGCGCACGCCCACCCGCTTCTCGATGGCCTGGATGGCCTGGAGCAGGAGGAGCGAGTCGAACCCGATCCGGAACAGGTCGGCGTCCGTCTCCACCTGCCCCGGGGAGCGGCCGGTGAGCTCGGCCACGATCTCCTTCAGCACCTCCAGCAGCGTGCGCTCGCGCGGGGAGGGCGCGGTCTCCACGGGCTGCACGGCGGGCGATTGGTCGTCCATCGGGTCCGGTCCTTTCAGGTCGGGGCTGCCGGCGGCGCCGTCCGCCGGCCGGGCGTCGATCGCTGCCGTGCCTGCCGCGCCCGCTTCCGCCGCACGCGCGGGGTGCGGGTCCACCCAGTACCGCTGCCGCTCGAACGGATAGCCGGGGAGCGGGATGCGCCTGCGCCGCTCGCCGGCGCCGAAGGCCGCCCAGTCCACCGCCACCCCGGCCGTCCAGAGCCCCGCCAGCGCTTCCAGCAGGAAGCGCTGGTCCGAGACGTGGTTGTGGCGGTGGCGGAGCGAGCCGAGCACCACCGGGTCTTCCGGCTCCCCGCCGGCCGGGTGCTGCATGGCCCAGGCGCCCAGCGTCTGCCCGGGGCCCACCTCCAGCAGGGCGAGGCCGGGCTCGCCGCGCAGCGCGCCCACGCAGTCGGCGAAGCGCACGGTGCGGCAGAGGTGGCGCGACCAGTAGGCGGGGGAGCGCGCTTCGTCGTCCGTGATCCACGTTCCCGTCACCCCGGAGACGAAGGGGATCTCCGGCGCGCGCAGCTCGAACCCCGCCACCAGCCGCTCCACCTCGCCGGCGGCGGCGGCCATGGCGCGCGAGTGGAATGCGTGGCGCGCGGGAAGGCGGCGGCTCACCGTTCCCCGCTCCGCCAGCGCGGCCCGGAACGCCTCGATCTCTTCCACGGGACCGGCGGCCACGCAGCTCTCCGGCGTGTTCACCGCGGCCACGTCCAGCTCCGCGGGAAGGATCTCCCGCAGCGCCGCCTCGCCCAGGGGGACGGCCAGCATGGCGCCGGCGGGGAGCGCGCCGATCAGCTCGGCCCGGAGCGCCACCAGCCGCAGCGCGTCCTCCAGCCGCAGCACGCCCGCGACGCACGCCGCCACGTACTCGCCCAGCGAGTGGCCCGCCATGGCCGACGGCCGGACGCCCCAGCCCATCCACAGCCGGGCCAGCGCGTACTCCACCACGAACACGGCGGGCTGCGCGATGCGGGTGTCGTCCAGCGGCGAGTCCTCCTCCGCGTCCGTATCCCCGCCCAGGAGCCGGCGCAGGTCCCATCCGCCCTTCTCCTTCTTTGCGGATGGGTGGTCGTCGTTTGGCTGGGGGGATGCGGAGCCCGCGGGGGAGAAGAGGAGGTCGCGCAGGTCGGAGCCCAGCACGGGGCGCAGGATCGCGCAGCACTCGTCCACGGCGTCGCGGAAGACGGGCTCGGCGTGGTAGAGGCCGCGGCCCATGTCCACGTACTGCATCCCCACGCCGGGGAAGAGGAATGCCAGCGGGCGCCCGTTGCGCGGCACGGCGCGCGAGCCGCGGGCGGCCGCCTTGCGCAGCGCCCGGGCGCCCTCCTCCGCGTCGCGGCAGACCACGGCGAGCCGGTGCTCCATCTGCGCGCGGCCGGCCCGCAGGGTGAACGCCGCGTCGGCCAGCGGGGGAGACTCGGCCTCCAGATGCGCCGCCAGCTTCCCGGCCGCCGCGGCCAGCGCCGTGGGCGTGCGGGCGGAGAGGACCAGGAGCTGGAGATCGCGCGACGGCGCCGGCGGTTCGGGCGCGGGCGCCTCCTCCAGCACCACGTGCGCGTTGGTCCCGCCGATGCCGAACGACGAGACCCCCGCTCGCCGCGGCGTGCCGTTGCGCGCCCAGGGGCGCAGCTCGGTGTTCACGAAGACGCGCCCGCCCAGGGCCCGGATCTCGGGGTGCGGGTCGGCGCAGTTCAGCGACGGGGGGATCTGGCGGCGGCCCAGCGCCAGCACGGTCTTGATCAGCCCCGCGACCCCCGCCGCCGCGTCCATGTGGCCCACGTTGGTCTTCACCGAGCCGATGGCCCACGGAGGGCCGCTCCCGGCGCGCGAGAGCACCTCCGCCAGCGCCTTCAGCTCGATGGCGTCGCCCAGCGGCGTGCCGCTCCCGTGCGTTTCCACGTACTGCACCGTGGCCGCGTCCACCCCCGCCACCGACAGCGCCTCGCGGATCACCCGCGCCTGCCCGGTCACGCTGGGCGCGGTGTAGCCCACCTTCTGCGCGCCGTCGTTGTTCACCGCCGAGCCGCGGATCACCGCGTGGATGGTGTCGCCGTCGGCCAGCGCGTCCTCCAGCCGCCGCAGCGCCACCACGCCCGCGCCGTTGCCGCGCACGGTGCCGCGCGCGCCGGCGTCGAAGGCCCGGCAGTGGCCGTCGGGCGAGGCGATCCCCTCCGGCGAGTACAGGTAGCCCATGCGCAGGGGAACGACCACGGCCGAGCCGCCGGCCAGCGCCAGGTCGCACTCGCCGTTGATCAGGCTCTGGCAGGCCACGTGGACCGCCACCAGCGAGGTGGAGCAGGCGGTCTGCACGGCCACGGCGGGGCCGCGCAGGTTCAGCCGGTACGCAGCGCCCGACGCCAGGTGGTCCTTGTCGTTCGCCAGCACGATCCGCATTCCCCCCACCGCGCGCACCAGGTCGTCGCGCCCGGCCACCCGCTCCAGGTAGGCGTTCAGCCCCGACCCCGCGAACACCCCCACGGGCCGCTCCACGCGCCCCGGGTCGTAGCCGGCGTGCTCCAGCGCCGACCAGGCGCATTCCAGGAACAGCCGGTGCTGCGGGTTCAGGATCTCGGCGTCGCGCGGGTTCATCCCGAACACCCCGGCGTCCAGCTCGTCGGCCCCGGGAACCAGCGCGCCCGCGGGAACGAAGCCGGGGTCGTCGAGCACCGCCGCCCTCGTCCCGGCCGCCAGCAGCTCCTCGCGGGTGAAGACGGTGATGGACTCCACCCCGTCGCGCAGGTTGCGCCAGAAGGCGTGGATGTCGTCGGCGCCGGGGAAGCGCCCCGCCATCCCCACCACCGCCACCTCCAGCCCCGTCGGCTCATCGGCCCCGCCGCCGTGCTCCGTCATCGCCATCGGTCCCGCCCCGGATGGATGTGGCATCGCCCTACGCTCCCCGCCGCCGGCGCGCTTCCAGGCGGCGGTCGAGCGCCGCCTGCCGGGTGCCGCCCCGCTCGCCCGCCTCGTCCACCGCGGCCGCGCCGGACCCGCCGGCCAGCCGGCCCGCCAGGGCGCGCACCGTGGGGTACTGGAACAGCTCCACCACGCGCACCTCGCCCACGGCGGCGGCGGCGAGCCGCGCCTGCAGCCGCACCAGGAGAAGCGAGTGGCCGCCCAGGTCGAAGAAGTTGTCCTCGACCCCCACCTCGTTCACGCCCAGCACCTCGGCCCACACCGCCGCCACCCGCGCCTCCAGCTCGGTCTCGGCCGTGCGGCGGCGGCCGCCCGGCTCCACGCCGGGGGGCGGCGGGAGCGCGCGCCGGTCCACCTTGCCGTTGCGGGTCAGCGGGAGCGCGGCCACCCCGACCACCGGCCCCGGCACCATGTAGCCGGGGAGGTGGCGCCGCAGGTGCGCCCGCACCTGCTCCGCGTCCGCCGCGCCCACCACGTACGCCACCAGCCGCGGGTCCCCGGCCACATCCTCGCGCGCCACCACGACGCAGTCGTCCACGGCGGGGTGCCGGCGCAGCACCGCCTCGATCTCGCCCGGCTCGATGCGGAAGCCGCGCACCTTCAGCTGGCCGTCCAGCCGCCCCAGGTACTCCAGCTCGCCGGCGGCCCGCCACCGCGCCCGGTCTCCCGTGCGGTAGAGCCGCGCCCCCGCTCCGCCGAACGGGTCGGGAACGAACTTCTCCGCCGTCAGCGCGGCGCGTCCCAGGTAGCCGCGCGCCACCCCGGCGCCACCCAGGTACAGCTCGCCCGGAACTCCCGCGGGCACCGGCCGCCCCGCCCCATCCAGCACCCAGGTGCGCGCGTTCTCCAGCGGGCGGCCGATGGAGGGCCGCCCCCCGCCGGGCGCCACCCGTCCCGACGAGGCCGCCACCGTGGCCTCGGTGGGCCCGTAGGCGTTGTGCAGCTCCACCGCGCCCGCCCAGCGCGCGGCCACCCCGGCCGGAAGCGGCTCACCCGCGCTCAGCACCACGCGCAGCGAGGGGAGCTCGGCGGAGTCCATCACCGCCAGCACCGAGGGGGGGAAGGTGGCGTAGGTGATGCGCTCGCGGCGCACCGTCTCGCGCAGCGCGTCGCCCGGCACCAGCGCCTCGCGGGTGGCCAGGACCAGCGTGGCGCCCGCCAGCAGGGCGCCGAAGAGCTCGTGCACCGCCGCGTCGAACGAGAACGACGCGAACTGCAGCACGCGGTCGCCGGCGCGCAGCCCGCACCGCGACCGGTTCCACCACGCCTCGCTGCCGATGCCGCGGTGGGGGACGGCCACGCCCTTGGGGCGGCCGGTGGAGCCGGAGGTGTAGATGACGTACGCCAGGATGTCGGGATCGGCGCACACGCGCGGCGCCGTCTCCGGCCGCGCGGCGATCGCCCCGGCGTCGGCGCGGAGATCCACCACCGGGGGGAGCCCGTCCCCGCCGAGCGACTCGGGGAGGGCGCCGGCGGTGACCAGGAGGCGCGCGCCGGAGTCGGCCAGCATGTAGCGCAGGCGGTCTTCCGGGTACTCGGGGTCCAGCGGGAGGTACGCGGCGCCGGCCTTCAGGATCGCCAGGATGGCCACCACCGTTTCGGGGGCGCGCTCGGCCACCAGCGCCACCACCGCCTCGGGGCCGGCGCCGCGCGCCGCCAGGTGGTGCGCCAGCCGGCTGGACGCGGCGTCCAGCTCGCGGTAGCTCATCGTGCGGCCGCCGCACGAGAGCGCGTGGGCCTCCGGCGTCCGGGCCGCCTGTTCGGCCACCAGGCGGTGCACGGGACGGGGATCGTACGCCCCGCCGCCGCCGCTCCACTCCTCCACCACCGCGCGGCGCTCCGCGTCCGTCAGCAGGGCGATCTCCGAAAGGCGTCGGCCGGGGTCTTCGGCCACCTGCTCCAGCACCCGCTCCAGGTGCCCCAGCATCCGCCGGATCGTCGCGCGCTCGAAGAGGTCGGTGGCGTAGGCCAGCATCGCCCGCAGCCCCCCGTGCCCGGCGGCCACCACCAGGCTGAGGTCGAACTTGGTGGTCCCGGCATCCGCGTGGACGATCTCGCCGCGCAGGCCGGCCAGGCCGGCCGGCGAGAGCCCGGCTTCCTCCAGCGCGAACGCCACCTGGAAGAGCGGCGAGTGGCTCAGCGAGCGCTCCGGCCGCAGCTCGGCCACCAGCTTCTCGAACGGCAGCTCCTGGTGCTCGTACGCACCCAGCGCGGTCTCGCGCACCCGCCGCAGCACCTCGCGGAACCCCGGGTCGCCGCCCAGGTCCGTGCGCAGCACCAGCGTGTTCACGAACAGGCCGATCACCCCCTGCACCTCGGCCCGCGTGCGCCCGGCGATCGGGCTCCCCACCAGCACGTCGCCCGTCCCCGCGTACTTCGAGAGCAGCACCTGGAAGGCGCCCAGCAGCACCATGTAGAGCG
The Longimicrobium sp. genome window above contains:
- a CDS encoding amino acid adenylation domain-containing protein → YRTGDRARWLEGGDLMILGRTDSQVKIRGYRVEPGEIEAALRRHEAVSNCLVVVREDAPGDRRLVAYVVAEGADPAALREHLRRSVPDYMVPAAFVMLDSLPRTATGKVDPKTLPAPEYGGDGERYAAPATPVEELLAVLWCEVLGVKRVGAHDDFFELGGHSLVAMLLVARVRDLFGVALPLRAVFEGPTVAALAGQVEALQRADLPQAPPIVPVGRDRALPLSFAQERLWFLDRLQPESAFYNIPLGVRLRGELDAAALERALGEVVRRHEALRTVFREEDGAPVQVILPFAGFALAVEDLGTGGEAEMRRRAEEEAVRPFDLAAGPLFRARLLRLDQEEHVLLLCLHHAVSDGWSMGVLFRELSALYEAFRDGREPPLPELAVQYADYAAWEREQLRGEALERQLSWWSGRLAGAPALLELPTDHPRPAVQTYRGANERTAYPGELLERLEALGRREGATLYMVLLGAFQVLLSKYAGTGDVLVGSPIAGRTRAEVQGVIGLFVNTLVLRTDLGGDPGFREVLRRVRETALGAYEHQELPFEKLVAELRPERSLSHSPLFQVAFALEEAGLSPAGLAGLRGEIVHADAGTTKFDLSLVVAAGHGGLRAMLAYATDLFERATIRRMLGHLERVLEQVAEDPGRRLSEIALLTDAERRAVVEEWSGGGGAYDPRPVHRLVAEQAARTPEAHALSCGGRTMSYRELDAASSRLAHHLAARGAGPEAVVALVAERAPETVVAILAILKAGAAYLPLDPEYPEDRLRYMLADSGARLLVTAGALPESLGGDGLPPVVDLRADAGAIAARPETAPRVCADPDILAYVIYTSGSTGRPKGVAVPHRGIGSEAWWNRSRCGLRAGDRVLQFASFSFDAAVHELFGALLAGATLVLATREALVPGDALRETVRRERITYATFPPSVLAVMDSAELPSLRVVLSAGEPLPAGVAARWAGAVELHNAYGPTEATVAASSGRVAPGGGRPSIGRPLENARTWVLDGAGRPVPAGVPGELYLGGAGVARGYLGRAALTAEKFVPDPFGGAGARLYRTGDRARWRAAGELEYLGRLDGQLKVRGFRIEPGEIEAVLRRHPAVDDCVVVAREDVAGDPRLVAYVVGAADAEQVRAHLRRHLPGYMVPGPVVGVAALPLTRNGKVDRRALPPPPGVEPGGRRRTAETELEARVAAVWAEVLGVNEVGVEDNFFDLGGHSLLLVRLQARLAAAAVGEVRVVELFQYPTVRALAGRLAGGSGAAAVDEAGERGGTRQAALDRRLEARRRRGA